Within the Deltaproteobacteria bacterium genome, the region TGCGGGCGCGCGTTCTGCGCGGGGCAGGATCTCGCCGAGATCGTGCCGCCGAGTGGCGCGCCGGGGCCCGCGGTGAGTGAGATCGTGGAGCAAAGCTACAACCCCACGGTTCGCCGCATCCTCGCGCTCGAGAAGCCGGTGGTGTGCGCTGTGAACGGCGCCGCGGCGGGCGCGGGCGCGAACCTCGCGCTCGCCTGCGACATCGTCGTCGCGGCGAAGAGCGCGTACTTCCTGCAGGCGTTCGTGAACATCGGCCTGATCCCCGACAGCGGCGGCACGTTCCTGCTCCCGCGACTCGTCGGCCTCGCGCGCGCGAAGTCGCTGGCGATGCTCGGCGAGCGCATCAGCGCGGAGCAGGCGCTCGCGATCGGGCTGATCCACGCCGTCGCCGAGCCCGACGCGCTCGAAGCGGACTCGCTCGCGCTCGCGAGGAAGCTCGCCGCGCTGCCCACGCGCGCGATCGGGCTCGCGAAGCGCGCGTTTCACGCCGAGGTGTTCCCCGAGCTGGAGGCCGCACTCGCGCGCGAGCGCGACCTGCAGGGCGAGGCATCGAGCACCGCCGACTACGCCGAGGGCGTGCGCGCGTTCCTCGCAAAGCGCAAGCCCGTGTTCACGGGGCAGTAGCGAGCGTGACGCACCCGTGTAGCCCGCCTCGCTGCGCCGACCCGAACGCTCGGCGTCTGACGCTCGGCGTTCGGGTCGCCGGCCCTGCGGGGGACCCGAACGCCTGGCGTCAGACGCCGAGGGTGCGAGTCCGTGCCGCCTGCGTCTCGCTCGCGTTCGCTTTCGCGCTGCTCGCGTCCGGCTGCGCCTCGGTTCCGGCGGATACGGACGCGGCGACGAACTCCGCGGTGCTCGGCAACGACGCGCTCTACGCCCCGCCGCACGGCGAGGGCTTCTCGGTGCTCGTGTACACCGAGGATCCGCTCGAGCCCGCGAACCGCCTCAGCCTGCGCGTCACGAAGGGTGCGCTCGACTACGTCGCGCAGCCGCTCGCGCTCGGCTACCGCGCGCTCGTGCCCGAGTTCGCGCGCGAAGCGCTCTCGCGCTTCTACGGCAACCTCAACTACCCCGGCCGCTTCGTCAGCTTGTTGATGCAAAGGCGCCTCAGAGACTCGGGCGAAGAGACCGGGCGCTTCCTCGTCAACTCCACCGCGGGCCTGCTCGGCCTCTTCGATCCCGCAACGCGCCTCTCGCTCGACTCGTTCCCCGAAGACGTGGGCCAAGCCTTCGGCCGCTGGGGAATCAGGCCCGGCCCCTATCTCTTCTTGCCCATGCTCGGCCCGAGCAACACCCGCGACGCCGTGGGCCGCATCTTCGACATGGCGCTCGATCCCGCGACGTACTTCACCGGTGCGACGCTCGCGTTCGGGCTGAACTCCTTCTCGCTGCGCGTCGACGACTACCGCGATCTCTCCGCCGTCGAGGCCGACTGGTACGCGCCGATCCGGACTTATTGGGCAATTCGGCGGGAGGCCGAGGTCGAGAACTACAGCATCCCGCTGACCGCCTTCGAAGCGAGCGACCCCGAGCCCTCGCTCGGCGTGCTGAAGTTCTCGCCGCGGGACCCCTCGTTCGGGCGGCGCGCGAAGGAGCGCGAGCTCGCGCTGCCGAGCACGGGCAAGACGCTGCGCTACTCGCTCTGGCTCCAGCCCGCGCCCGCGCCGCTCTTGTTCGTGCTGCCGGGCATCGGCTCGCACCGGCGCGGCGGCACGACCGTCGCGCTCGCGGAGATCGCGTACGCGCGCGGCTTCTCGGTCGCCGCGATCAGCAGCGCGTTCCAGCCCGAGGTGCAGCTCACCGCACTGCGCGCGCCGTACCCCGGCTTCGCGCCTCACGACGCGGCCGACATTCGCGCCGCGCTCGAAGCGATTCATGCCGACGTCGCGGCGTGGAAGCCCGGGCGCGTCACGAGCGCGAGCCTCGTCGGCCTCTCGCTCGGCGCCGCGCATGCGCTCCACATCGCAGCGCGGCCCGAAGGCGCACTCCAGTTCGAGCGCATCGTCGCCGTGAGTCCTCCGGTCGACTTCTTGTTGGCATCGCGCCGCTTCGACGAGTTCTTCGACGCGCCGCTGCGCTGGCCCGCGGCCGAGCGCGACCGGCGCGTGCTCGAGATCGGCAAGAAGGCGCTCGCGCTGTTCGACGGCGACGTGAGCGACCCGCGCCTGCCCTTCGACCGCATCGAGTCCGAGTTCCTGATCGGGCTCAACGGCCGCGACGCCGTGCACAACGCGATGGTCGCGATCCAGACGACGACGGGCCGCGGCGTGCTGTTGCAACCCGAGCTCGATCCCGAGCGCGGCTGGCTGCTCGAAGAGGTGAACCACAGCTCGTTCGACGCCTACGTGCGCCACCTCGTGGTGCCGCACTTCCTCGTGAGCGACCCCGACGCGAGCATCGACTCGCTGCTCGAAGCGAGCGGCCTGCGCGGCATCGCGCCAGCGCTCGCCGCGGACCCGCGCGTGTCCATCTTCACGAACGCCGACGACTTCTTGTTAGGCCCCGGTGACGCGGAATGGCTGCGCACGGCGCTCGGTGAACGCGCCACGGTCTTCCCGAGCGGTGGGCATCTCGGGAATCTGTGGGTGCCGGAGGTGCAGCGCGCGATCTTCGACGCGCTCTCCTCAGCGCCCTAACACCTCGGCCAGCGCGAGCACGAGCCGCTCGGTCGCGTCCCAGCCGAGACACGCGTCCGTGATGCTCTTCCCGTACGCGAGCGGCTGCGCGCTCGGCTCCTGCTTCCCGCCCACGAGATGGCTCTCGACCATCAGCCCCCGCAGCGCGTTCTGCCCTGCGCGTCGCTGCGCAGCGACCGCGAGCGCGACGTCGCGCTGCTTCTCGGGCGCGCGCTCGCTGTTCGCGTGCGAGCAGTCGACCATGATCGCGTCCAGCAGCGCGTGCTCCCGTAACAACTCCGCCGCAGCGCTCACCGAAGCCGCGTCCCAGTTCGGCTTTGCGCCGCCGCGCAAGACGAGGTGCGCGTAGGGGTTCCCCGATGTCTCGAGAATCGCGGGCGCGCCCTCCTTCGTGAGCGAGGGGAAGATGTGCCGCGCGCGCGCAGCGCGGATCGCATCGACCGCGACGCGCACGTCGCCATCGGTGCGGTTCTTGATGCCCACCGGCATCGAGAGCCCACTCGCGAGCTCGCGATGCACCTGGCTCTCGGCCGTGCGCGCGCCGATCGCACCCCACGACACGAGGTCCGCGTAGAACTGCCCGAACGTCGTGTCGAGAAACTCCGTGCCCGCCGGCAGCTCGCGCGCCGCGATCTCGGCGAGCAGGCCGCGCGCGATCCGCAGCCCCTTGTTGATGTGATACGAGCCGTCGAGATCGGGATCGTTGATGAGTCCCTTCCAGCCGACCACCGTGCGCGGCTTCTCGAAGTAGACGCGCATCACCACGAGCACGCGCTCGCGCACGCGCTCTGCCAGCGCGCGCAGCTTGTCCGCGTACTCGAGCGCCGCGCGCACGTCGTGGATCGAGCACGGCCCCACGACGAGCAGCACGCGCGCATCGCGTCCGTCCAGCACCGCTTCCACGGCGCGCCGCGAGCGCACGACGAACTCGGACGCGCCGGGTGTTAGGGGAATCTCCTCCGCGAGCACCGCGGGCGCGATGAGGGGACGGACGGCGGTGATGCGGAGGTCGTCGGATTTCGGCGTCATCTCGCCGGATATAGCGGCGCGGCCCCGTCAGCGCGCGACGCGCACCGCTGCCTCGAGCATCTCGCGCCCGATGGGCTCGAGGCCGAGCTGCGTGCAGAGCAGGCCGCTCGACACGCGCTCGACGACGCCCCACTCCCAGGCCGCTTCGGCGTCGAGGCCGGTGCGCGCGGCGAGTGCGCGCGCTCGCGCGCGGCCGTCGCCTTCGAGCGCCGCCGCGTCCTCGCGCAGGAGAATGCCGAGGTCGTACTCCGGCTCGGCGGCGAGGCCATCGGGGTCGATTGCCTTCCAGCTGCCGTCTGCGGCTTCGAGCACGTTCAGGTCGTGGAGGTCGCCGTGCACGAGCATTGCGCGCGCGTCGTCGTGCGCCGCGATGCGGCGCTCGGCGCAGGCGAGCGCGTGCGCGACGACGCGTTCGGGCAGCGGCCGCCCTAACAGCTCCCACTTTTCCTGGATGAAGCTCACGAGCCAGCGCCCCTTCTCCGCGCCCGTCATGAAGCGTGCGCCGCGCACGGGGCGCCACATGCGCTTCAGCAGATCGCACAGCACGTCGTGGCGCTGATCGAGAGACAAGCCCGCGCTCGCGAGAGGTCGGCCGAGGCGCTCGAGCAAGAGCGCGCCGCGCCGCACGTCGTGGCGGTAAAGCTGCGCGAGCCCTTCGCCGCGAGCGAGCTCGTACGCGGCGACCTCGCTCGCGGGGTCGTTATCCGCGCGCGGCACTAACAACTTCAGCACCGCCTGCGTGCCGCCCGCGAGCTCCGCCTCGGCGACGTACGCCTCGGTGCCGCCGCGGAAGGAGCTGCCCGCGCGCATCGACCAGTCGCGTTCGAGCGACGCGATGAGCGCGGGCAAGCCGTCGACCCACGCCTGCGCGCCGTGGATGCGCGCTTTGCTGAGGACTTCGTCGGGGATGGAGAGCTTGGTCACGGCGGCTCAACTTCGCAGGCGCGCTTCATGGTCGGGGTGGTGGGATTCGAACCCACGACGCCGACCTCCCAAAGATCGGGCTCTACCAAGCTGAGCTACACCCCGACGCCGCGGCAACCTAGCCGCCCGCCGTCGCACTGCGCGAGCGCGCGGCGAGAGCGGAGGCGAACGTGGCCGATGAAACGAAGCGGCGGGGTGGCCCACTCTCGGGGTTGCGCGCCCTCGATCTCACCGACGAGCTCGGCTTCCTGTGCGGGAAGATGCTCGCGGACCTCGGCGTCGACGTCGTGATGATCGAGCCGCCGGGCGGCGCGCCGCTGCGCGACGACACGTTCACCTGGGCAGCGTGGGCCCGTAACAAGCACAGCCTCGTCGCCGATCTCGCGACGCCCGCGGGCCGCGCCGGCGTGCTCGAGCTGGCGCGCCACGCGGACTTCTTCCTCGAGTCGCGCGCGCCCGGTGCGCTCGCGGCGCTCGGGCTCGCCTACGACGACCTCGCCGCGCTGAATCCCGCGCTCGTGTTCGTCTCGATCACGCCGTTCGGGCAGAGCGGGCCGAAGTCTTCGTTTCGCGGGAGCGATCTCGTGATCGCCGCGGCGGCGGGCCCGTTGTTGTTGCAGGGCGACGACGACCGCGCGCCGGTGCGCGTGAGCGCGCCGCAGGCCCTCGCGCACGCGGGCGCCGAGGCCGCGGTGGGCGCGCTGCTCGCCCACACGGAGCGCGTGCACTCCGGGCGCGGACAGCACGTCGACGTGTCGGCGCAGCAGGCGTACGCGGCAGCGACGCAGGCGGACATCCTCACCGCGCGCGTCGGCGACAAGAGTGGGAAGCGCGTCGGCGGCGGCCTGCGCATGGGCGATCTGCGCGTGCGCTTCTCGTATCCCGCGCGCGACGGCAACGTCTCGATCACGCACGCGTTCGGCAGCGCGATGGGGCCGGCGACGCAGCGGCTCATGGAGTGGCTCGGAGAGATGGGCGAGTGCGACGCCGACCTCGCGGGCATCGACTGGATCGGCTTCGGCGCGCGCGCGCTGCGCGGCGAGGAGAAGCCCGAGACGCTGCTGCGCGCGCAGGCGCAGATCGCGGCGGCCACCGCGAAGCGCACGAAAGCGGAGTGGCTCGCGCTCGCGATCGAGAAGAAGTTCCACGTCGCTCCCGCCGCCACACCGAGCGATCTCCTCGCGAGCGAACAGCTCGCCGTGCGCGGGCTCTTCGATGAGGTCGAGGGCGTGCGCGCGCCAGGCCGCTTCGCGGTGTTCTCGCGCACTCCGATCGCACCCGCGAGCGCACCGCCTGCGCTGGGCGTGGGCAGCGCGCGCGTGCTGAAGGAGTGGAGCGCGCCGCGCTCGGGCGCTGCACCCGTAACAACTCAGCGTGCGCTCCCGCTCGCCGGCGTGAAGGTGCTGGATTTCACCTGGGCGATCGCGGGCCCCACCGTGACGCGCACGCTCGGCGATTACGGCGCGACCGTGGTTCGCATCGAGGGCGCCGCGCACCCCGACGCGTGCCGCACCACGCGCCCCTTCCTCGGCGGCCGCTTCGGCGGCGAGCGCAGCGCGATCTTCCACACCATGAACGCGAACAAGCTGCAGCTCGGCCTCGACCTGACGAAGCCCGAGTCGCGCGAAGTGATCTTCGACCTCGCGCGCTGGGCCGACGTCGCGATCGAGTCGTTCTCGCCCGGCGTGATCGCGCGCATGGGCTTCGGCTACGACGCGCTCGCGAAGCTGAACCCGCGCCTCGTCTACGTCTCCACCTCGCTCGCCGGCCAGAGCGGCCCGCACGCGAGGCTCGCCGGCTTCGGCAACCTCGGCGCCGCGCTCTCCGGCATCTGGGAGCTGGTGGGCTGGCCCGACCGCGCGCCCGCCGGCCCGTATGCCGCGTACACCGACTACGTCGCGCCGCGCTTCTCGCTGTGCGCGATTCTCGCTGCGCTCGAGCACCGGCGGCGCACGGGTGAGGGCCAGTTCATCGATGTCTCGCAGGCCGAGTCCGCGATCCAGTTCATCGCGCCCGTGATCGCGGAGGCATCGGCGACAGGCCGCAATCGCACGCGCGCGGGCAACGCCGACGAGCGCTTCGTGCTGCACGGCGTCTTCCCGTGCACCGGTGACGACCGCTGGATCGCGATCGCCGCGCGCACGCACGCGGAGTGGGAAGCCGCCGCGAAAGTCCTCGGCTGCGATGCAAGCGCGCCGAGCGAGGCCGCGGTGGCCGCCGCGACCGCGAAGCACGACGCCTTCGCCCTAACGAGCGCGCTGCAGGCCGCCGGCGTCGCGGCGCACGCAGTGCAGTCGAGCATCGACCTCAGCGCCGACCCACAGCTCGAAGCCCGCGGCCACTTCGTCCCCGTCACGCACCCGACCATGGGCGCAAGCTGGGTCGAGGCAAGCCGCATCCACCTCTCGGAGACGCCGGCGCGCGTGGCAACGGTCGCGCCGAGCCTCGGTGGCGATAACGAATTCGTGCTGCGCGACCTACTCGGCTACGACGACGAGCGAATCTCGGCGCTCGCAGTGGCTGAGGCGCTGCAGTAACAGCTCGGCGCATTGCCGCGCCTAGGCGAAGCCAGAACGACCTCGAAGTCGAACGCTTCTCCCAAGCAGGTCGGCCGAGGCCGCAAGCGAAGCGCGCAGCAGCGGGCGAGTCCTCGAGCCCGATGCGGAGTAAACGTGGAGAAACTGCGCCACCACCCGCGTCCCGCTAATCCTCCAACGGAGGCTTCCCGATCAGCGCCTTCACGTTCGCCGGCCCCTCAGGCGCGGTGCCGGATTTCGCGACCACGCCCCAGTGTGCGTGCGCCAGCTGCTGCACCACCATCGCGGCGCGCAGCGCGTTGTAGAAGCCCTGCTCGTTCTGCGTTTGGTTCAGCGATTCCTTCGCGGTCTTGAGGCCCATCATCGGCTGCTCCGCGATCTCCTGCGCGAGCGCGAGCGTCTCGGCTTCGAGCTTCTCGCGCGGCACGACGCGGTTCACCATGCCGATCGCCTTCGCGGCGCGTGCTGTGATGGCGCGGCCGGTGAAGAGCATCTCCTTCGCCTTGCGCATCCCGAACTCCCACGGGTGGCCGAAGTACTCGACGCCGTTCACGCCGAACCCGACGACGGGGTCCTGGAACGTGGCGTCCTCGCTCGCGACGACGAGATCGAACGGCCACACGAGCATCAGCCCGCCCGCGATCACCTTGCCCTGCACCTGCGCGATGGTCGGCTTCGGCAGATTCCGCCAGCGCCAGCACAGGTTGAAGTAGACCTCTTCCTCGAACGCCCAGTGGCCCTCGGGTCCGGGCTGGCGGAAGCCGCGCGAGGTGCCGATCGCGACGTCGCGCAGCTTCCAGTCGCCGTCGTAGCCCATCGGCCCGTGGCCCGAGGAGAAGTGCTTGCCCGCGGCGGCGATGATGATCGCGCGCACCGCGTCGTCGGCGCAGGCGCGGTCGAGCGCGGCGTTCAAGCCGTAGAGCACGCGCAGGTTCTGCGCGTTCGCCTTGTCGGGGCGGTTCAGCACGATGCGCACCACGCGCTCGGCCGGCTGCTCGTAGAGCACGTCGCCGAAATCGTCCTCGCTCGCAGTCGTGGCCTCGCTCATCGCAGACTCCTCTCGCGGACGGCCTCAAATAGCGTGATCGCGCTGCATTCGCGAAGGGCCCCGGTAGATTGCGCCGCCCGTTACCCGAACACCGCGCTCCGCGTCGAAATCTCTCTGACAACTCCGAGGCTTGCGTGACGAATCGCAGCGATCGCATTCCGCCCGGCCAGACCGAGACCAAGAAGTGGCCCGTCCTGCATTACGGCGAGGTTCCGAGGTACGCGCCCGGCAAGTGGGACTTCCGCGTGTTCGGCCTCGTCGACGCCGAGCAGCGCTGGTCGCTCGCCGAGCTGAAGGCGCTGCCGCAGGTGGAGACGACGAGCGACATCCACTGCGTCACGACTTGGTCGCGCCTCGACACCACGTTCCGCGGCGTGCGCGTGCGCGATCTGCTCGCGGGCGTCGCGCGCAAGCCAGGCGCCGACTTCGTGCTGATCCACGCCGACCCGGGCTACACGACGAACCTGCCGCTCGCGGACCTAATGACTGACGACGTGCTGCTCGCGACGCACGAAGGCGGCAAGCCGCTGAGCGACGAGCACGGCGGCCCGGTGCGCCTCGTCGTGCCGAAGCTCTACTTCTGGAAGAGCGCGAAGTGGGTGCGCGGCCTCGAATTCACCGACATCGACGTGCCCGGCTTCTGGGAGCGCGCCGGTTACCACATGCGCGGCGACCCGTGGCGCGATGAGCGCTACCGCGACAGCGAGACGAACGCGATGCAGCGGATGAGAGCGGAGGCGAAGAAGCGGGGGCGCTGAATTGGGAACCATCCCGGCGGCCCAGCCTCGAACGGGCGGCCGCAAGCGACGCCGTTTCCCGGCGTCGCGCGCAGCGAGGCGAAGCCGAGCGAAGCCCAACGAGCCGTCACGCGAGCTTGATCAGCTGAAACACCTTCTCCTCGAGCCAGATCACCAGCTCGCGCAGCGCGTCTTGGCTCACTTCGTGCTGCATGTCGAACTCGCGGTACTGCACGTTCACGCCGCGGGCGAGCAGGCGCGTGCGCGACTCCTGCGCGCGGTCGACGGGAATCATCGGATCCTGCGTGCCGTGGATGACGAGCGCGGGGAAGTTCTGGTGCTCGTCCTGGCGCGGGATCGCGGCATCCACCTGCTCGGGCAACCAGCTCGAAAGCGCGACGAGGCCGGCGAAGCGACTCGGGCCCCCTAACACCAGGTCGTACGCCATCACGCCGCCCTGCGAGAAGCCCACCACCACGATCTTGCGGCGGTCGATCGGGTAGCGCTTGCACGCGTCGTCGAGGAATTCGCGCAGCAGCCCGCGCGCGGCGTCGAAGGCCTGCGGGTCGATCTCGCGCGTGCTCGTGATCGGCCACCAACCGAAGCCGAGCACGCCCCGCGCGATCTCGAAGGCGACCGGCCCCTGCGGCGACAGCACCAGCGCGCCGCCGCCGTGGAGGATGGGCGCGAGCCCGAGCAGGTCGTGCGCGTTCGCGCCCCAGCCGTGCAGCATGAGGATGGTCGGGTGCGGGCCTTCGCCCGGCGGGACGTGAGCGGTGTAGAGGAGTTCCATGCGGGCACGGTAGGCGCGAGGGCGTCGCGAGTCAGCGGGACGCGCAATTGCACGCACCCTAGGTGCGGAATCTCCGCGCCACGGCGCGCTGCCTCTCCGCGATCTGCGCGCGGCGCTCCTGCGCGCCGAAGGCGGGCGTGCTAGGGGGCAGCGCGGCGCGTAGGTCTGCGAGCTTCACGACGCGCGACGTCGGCTCGGGCGCGCTCGTCGCGAACACCCACCGGTAGGTGATGAGGCCATCGTGCCGGCCCTCGGTGTCGAGCCAGTTCTGCACGCCGGGATCGAGCTCTGCGATGACGACGCGGAAGCGGCCGTCGTCGTCCGTTCGAATCTGGTGACCCGTCAGGGAGCTCACGCGGTTCGCGAAGTCGAGCGATTCGAACCACGGGAACGCGTAGAGCTGGATCGACCAGTAGCGAGCGCGCGGCGCGTCGCACTCGATCACGAGCGCCTCGTCGTCCGCGAGGTTCCACCAGCCGCCGCCGTAATAGATGTCCCTCGCGCCGCCGGCTTGCGGGCGCGGCTTGCCGAGGCGGTTGTCCGGGAGAAACGAGCGAGCGCGGCGCATCCACTCGTTCCAGTACACGACGCTGCGCTCGACCCAAGTGGCCGCGCGATCGAGCGCGTGCGCCACCTGCTCAGCCTCGAGCGACGGCGGCGCGAGGCCCTCACTGCCCGCTCGCTCGATGCGGAAGTGCGCGACCGGGTCGTGCTGCCAGTCGCTCACGTACTGGCGCAGCAGCACGTACTCGGCCTCGGGGTGCAGCGGCACCCAGTTCCCCAGTTGCGGCGTCGCGCTCACGATCACCTCGAGCGAGCCATCCGCTGCGACTGCGAGCTGCGAGAGATTGCGCTCCTCGAACACGCGCAGCTGCCCGAGCTGCATGTCGCCCTCGTTCGTCGACAGGATCAGCTCGCGCAGGCCGCGCACGTTGCCCGTGATTCGATACGTGCCGCCCGCCTCCACGCGCGCGCGCTGATAGTGATTGTCCGCGTTCGGCCCGCCCCAGCGCGTGACGTCGTCGTCGAAGCGCAGGAATGCGGGGAAGCGCGGGTCCGCGAAGTCGAGGTACTGCTGCAGCGCGAACACGCTGAGGCGGCCGAGATGGCGGAAACCCTCGGCGCGGTCGCGCGGCGCGCTCGGGAAGTCGTCGCGAAGGATGCGCTCGCCCGTCGCCTTCAGGCGATCGCAGAATGCAGCCCAGTCTCGTTGCAGCGAGCTCGCGTCGCCGTGCTCCGCCATGCGCGCCTCCGTGCTCCCGGAAGCTGACTCAGCTTGTGCGGCCGCCGCATCGAGATCGCCAGACGCTGCGTCCGATCGTGATGAACGGCGTGTGGCGTTCACTTCGACTGCGAGGCCCCGCGCGTCCGCCGAAACGCGCGGCTTCTCGGGGCGCGCGGGGCTACGAGTGCTGCGCACGCGAGGAGCCCGCATGCCCGCACGGCGCGTCTACATCTTCAATCACGTGCAGAAGTGCGCGGGCACCTCGCTCGCGACCGCGATCTTTCGCAGCTTCGCGTGCCGCGAATCGGCGCAGCTCTACATGCTCTCGACCATCGACGAGTTCTTCCCGCGCTGGCAGCGCGGCGATTTCCGCGAGGCGGAGTCGATCTACGTCGCGAGCCACTTCGCTGCGGGCGCGCACGCGCTGTTCCCCGAGCACGAGCCGATGTATCTGACGATGCTGCGTGAGCCGCTCGCGCGCTTCCTCTCGGCCTACCGCATGGCGATGGACATCGGCACGCTGCCCGACTCGTTCACGCCCGAGAACTACTTCGCCGGCGCTTGGCCTAATTACTCGACGCTCGCGATCGGCGACGGCGACCTCGCGGAGGCGAAGCGGCGACTCGAGGACGAGTACCCGTTCGTCGGCATCACCGAGGAGTACGAGCGCTCGGCGGCATTGCTCGCGCACACGTTCGAGCTGCCGTTCATCGCGAAGCTGCACGCGAATCCGTCGGCGACGCGCGCACGAGGACCAGCTGTCGGGCGAGTTCAAGCAGCGCTTCTACGCCGCGAACTCGGACGACGCCGAGCTGTACCGGTTCGCGCGAGCGCTCTTCGAGCGCCGGTACCGCGCAGCGGAGCCGGCGATGCACGCGAGCTACCGCCCCGCCGTCGCGCTGGAATCGCAGCTCGACGTGATGGAGTTCCTGAAGGCGTACGTGCACGATGTCGGCGGCGCGGACAGCTTCATCTTCGAGCCGTGGTCGCCGCACGACCGGGCACGCACGCTGTTCTGGGGCGTCGTCTATCGCACGGGCTTCATCCCGCTCTGCTTCCGACTGCTCGAACAGAAACGCGTGGATGCGCTGCGCGTCGTGCTCGCGAATCTGCGCGCCTTCCACGAGCACGCGCCCTATGCCCAGCCAGTGCTCGGCCGCGCCATCGCGTTCTTCGAGAACGCCTGCGCAGGCGGCGCCATCGCACGCGAGATGCCCGTGCTCAGCGTGGACTACGTCGCGTTCCTCGAGACCGACCGCATGCTCCGCCACGGCCGCGCGCTGCGCGCGAGCGGCGACCTGAAGACGCGCATCGAGCGCGCGCTCCTCGCCGAGTAGCGAACGGGGAAGCACGCGCACGCAGCCGCACCGGTCGAGGCGCCGGCGCCAGAGCGGACCCCGCACGCGACACCACCACGCGTTGACTCGCGCCTCCATGCATCGCCGCGCCCCTCCGTCGCTGCTAACTCCCTTCGCCTATGCCCGCCAAGTCTCTCTTCGACAAAGTTTGGGAAGCGCACACCGTGCGCGAGCTGGCCGATGGCCAGACGCAGCTGTTCATCGGGCTGCACCTGATCCACGAGGTCACGAGCCCGCAGGCGTTCGCGCAGCTGCGCGAGATGGGACTCGCGGTGCGCTTCCCGCAGCGCACGTTCGCGACGGTCGACCACATCATTCCCACCGAGTCGCAGCGCCGGCCGCTCGCGGATTCGCTCGCGGAGGAGATGCTCGTTCACCTCGAGCGCAACTGCGGCGAGTACGGCATCCAGATCTATCTGCCGAGCAGCGGCAAGCAGGGCGTCGTGCACGTGATCGGGCCCGAGCTCGGGCTCACGCAGCCGGGCATGACGGTCGCCTGCGGCGACTCGCACACCTCGACCCACGGTGCGTTCGGCGCGATCGCGTTCGGCATTGGCACCTCGCAAGTGCGCGACGTGCTCGCCACGCAGTGCCTCGCGATGGCGAAGCCGAAGCTGCGCCGCATCGAGGTCACGGGCAAGCTCGCGAGCGGCGTCTACGCGAAGGACGTGATCCTGCACATCATCCGCCGCCTCGGCGTGAACGGCGGCGTCGGCTTCGCCTACGAGTACGCGGGCGCGGTGATCGAAGCGATGTCGATGGAAGAGCGCCTCACCGTGTGCAACATGTCGATCGAGGGCGGCGCGCGCGTCGGCTACGTGAACCCCGACGAGATCGCGACGACGTACCTGCGCGGTCGCGAGTTCGCTCCCAAGGGCGCTGCGTGGGACAAGGCGGTCGCGTTCTGGCGCGGCATGGCCAGCGACGCGGGCGCTCACTACGACGATCGCGTCGAGCTCGCGGGCCGCGAGATCGCGCCGACCGTCACCTGGGGCATCAACCCTGGGCAGGCACTCGGGGTGAACGAGGCGCTGCCGCTGCTCACGCAGGTGCGCGACGACGAGCGCGCGGGCTTCGCCGAGGCGTGCGAGTTCATGGGCTTCGCGCCGGGACAGAAGATCGCGGGCACGAAGATCGACGTGGCGTTCATCGGCTCGTGCACGAACGGGCGCATCAGCGACCTGCGCGAGGCCGCGCGCGTCGCGCGCTCGGGCAAAGTCGCGAAGGGTGTGCGCGCGCTCGTGGTGCCGGGCTCGCAGCAAGTCGCGAAGCAGGCCGAGGCCGAGGGGCTGCACGAGGTGTTCCGCAGCGCCGGCTTCGAGTGGCGCCTCGCGGGCTGCTCGATGTGCCTCGCGATGAACCCCGATCAGCTGAAGGGGCGCGAGATGTGCGCCTCATCGAGCAATCGCAACTTCAAGGGCCGCCAAGGCTCGCCGACCGGCCGCACGCTGCTGATGTCCCCCGCGATGGTGGCGGCAGCGGCGATCG harbors:
- a CDS encoding enoyl-CoA hydratase encodes the protein MSEATTASEDDFGDVLYEQPAERVVRIVLNRPDKANAQNLRVLYGLNAALDRACADDAVRAIIIAAAGKHFSSGHGPMGYDGDWKLRDVAIGTSRGFRQPGPEGHWAFEEEVYFNLCWRWRNLPKPTIAQVQGKVIAGGLMLVWPFDLVVASEDATFQDPVVGFGVNGVEYFGHPWEFGMRKAKEMLFTGRAITARAAKAIGMVNRVVPREKLEAETLALAQEIAEQPMMGLKTAKESLNQTQNEQGFYNALRAAMVVQQLAHAHWGVVAKSGTAPEGPANVKALIGKPPLED
- a CDS encoding DUF1214 domain-containing protein produces the protein MAEHGDASSLQRDWAAFCDRLKATGERILRDDFPSAPRDRAEGFRHLGRLSVFALQQYLDFADPRFPAFLRFDDDVTRWGGPNADNHYQRARVEAGGTYRITGNVRGLRELILSTNEGDMQLGQLRVFEERNLSQLAVAADGSLEVIVSATPQLGNWVPLHPEAEYVLLRQYVSDWQHDPVAHFRIERAGSEGLAPPSLEAEQVAHALDRAATWVERSVVYWNEWMRRARSFLPDNRLGKPRPQAGGARDIYYGGGWWNLADDEALVIECDAPRARYWSIQLYAFPWFESLDFANRVSSLTGHQIRTDDDGRFRVVIAELDPGVQNWLDTEGRHDGLITYRWVFATSAPEPTSRVVKLADLRAALPPSTPAFGAQERRAQIAERQRAVARRFRT
- a CDS encoding sulfite oxidase-like oxidoreductase, translating into MTNRSDRIPPGQTETKKWPVLHYGEVPRYAPGKWDFRVFGLVDAEQRWSLAELKALPQVETTSDIHCVTTWSRLDTTFRGVRVRDLLAGVARKPGADFVLIHADPGYTTNLPLADLMTDDVLLATHEGGKPLSDEHGGPVRLVVPKLYFWKSAKWVRGLEFTDIDVPGFWERAGYHMRGDPWRDERYRDSETNAMQRMRAEAKKRGR
- a CDS encoding dienelactone hydrolase family protein, with amino-acid sequence MELLYTAHVPPGEGPHPTILMLHGWGANAHDLLGLAPILHGGGALVLSPQGPVAFEIARGVLGFGWWPITSTREIDPQAFDAARGLLREFLDDACKRYPIDRRKIVVVGFSQGGVMAYDLVLGGPSRFAGLVALSSWLPEQVDAAIPRQDEHQNFPALVIHGTQDPMIPVDRAQESRTRLLARGVNVQYREFDMQHEVSQDALRELVIWLEEKVFQLIKLA
- a CDS encoding CoA transferase; this encodes MADETKRRGGPLSGLRALDLTDELGFLCGKMLADLGVDVVMIEPPGGAPLRDDTFTWAAWARNKHSLVADLATPAGRAGVLELARHADFFLESRAPGALAALGLAYDDLAALNPALVFVSITPFGQSGPKSSFRGSDLVIAAAAGPLLLQGDDDRAPVRVSAPQALAHAGAEAAVGALLAHTERVHSGRGQHVDVSAQQAYAAATQADILTARVGDKSGKRVGGGLRMGDLRVRFSYPARDGNVSITHAFGSAMGPATQRLMEWLGEMGECDADLAGIDWIGFGARALRGEEKPETLLRAQAQIAAATAKRTKAEWLALAIEKKFHVAPAATPSDLLASEQLAVRGLFDEVEGVRAPGRFAVFSRTPIAPASAPPALGVGSARVLKEWSAPRSGAAPVTTQRALPLAGVKVLDFTWAIAGPTVTRTLGDYGATVVRIEGAAHPDACRTTRPFLGGRFGGERSAIFHTMNANKLQLGLDLTKPESREVIFDLARWADVAIESFSPGVIARMGFGYDALAKLNPRLVYVSTSLAGQSGPHARLAGFGNLGAALSGIWELVGWPDRAPAGPYAAYTDYVAPRFSLCAILAALEHRRRTGEGQFIDVSQAESAIQFIAPVIAEASATGRNRTRAGNADERFVLHGVFPCTGDDRWIAIAARTHAEWEAAAKVLGCDASAPSEAAVAAATAKHDAFALTSALQAAGVAAHAVQSSIDLSADPQLEARGHFVPVTHPTMGASWVEASRIHLSETPARVATVAPSLGGDNEFVLRDLLGYDDERISALAVAEALQ